One Halosegnis longus DNA window includes the following coding sequences:
- the metX gene encoding homoserine O-acetyltransferase MetX, whose amino-acid sequence MSDTVSLGEFEFDCGESIPDLTVAYETYGEFTGDNAVLVCHALTGSQHVAGRRRRGDTAGQAAAWWDDIVGPGKAVDTNDYFVVCANVPGSCYGSSGPPSEGPDGEPWGTRFPAVTVGDWTRAQRLLLDELGVPNLHAVVGGSVGGMNALDWAKRHPDHVDRVLAVATGARLDAQCLAIESIARRAITTDPDWQGGDYYGDGPDPVQGLALARQLGHVMYLSKSSMAKKFGRRSAGMDAARDAFELDPAAGFFPYREVESYLDYNGERFAERFDANAYLYLTRAMDSYDLAGGYESDSDALAAFDGEALVVSFTGDWHFTTEQGEELAEAFRATGTRSAHHVVESDHGHDAFLVEPEHVGPPLGDFLDSGVRGHAVSDTVERDEGDDFAPVHTSLFSS is encoded by the coding sequence ATGAGCGACACCGTCTCGCTGGGCGAGTTCGAGTTCGACTGCGGGGAGTCGATTCCCGACCTCACGGTCGCGTACGAGACGTACGGCGAGTTCACGGGCGACAACGCCGTCCTCGTCTGTCACGCCCTCACCGGCTCCCAACACGTCGCCGGTCGCCGCCGGCGCGGTGACACGGCCGGCCAGGCCGCCGCGTGGTGGGACGACATCGTCGGTCCGGGGAAGGCCGTCGACACGAACGACTACTTCGTCGTCTGTGCGAACGTCCCCGGCTCCTGTTACGGCTCCTCCGGCCCGCCGTCGGAGGGACCGGACGGGGAGCCGTGGGGGACGCGGTTTCCGGCCGTCACGGTCGGCGACTGGACGCGCGCCCAGCGGCTCCTGCTCGATGAGCTCGGGGTGCCGAATCTCCACGCCGTCGTCGGCGGCTCCGTCGGCGGGATGAACGCCCTCGACTGGGCGAAACGCCACCCCGACCACGTGGATAGAGTGTTGGCCGTCGCGACGGGCGCGCGGCTCGACGCGCAGTGTCTCGCCATCGAGTCCATCGCGCGCCGCGCCATCACGACCGACCCCGACTGGCAGGGCGGCGACTACTACGGCGACGGTCCGGACCCGGTACAAGGACTGGCGCTCGCGCGCCAGCTCGGCCACGTGATGTATCTCTCCAAGTCGTCGATGGCCAAGAAGTTCGGTCGCCGCTCGGCCGGGATGGACGCCGCCCGCGACGCCTTCGAACTCGACCCCGCGGCCGGCTTCTTCCCGTACCGCGAGGTGGAGTCGTATCTCGACTACAACGGCGAGCGGTTCGCCGAGCGGTTCGACGCGAACGCCTACCTGTACCTGACTCGTGCGATGGACAGCTACGACCTCGCGGGCGGCTACGAGTCGGACAGCGACGCGCTCGCGGCCTTCGATGGTGAGGCGCTCGTCGTCTCGTTCACCGGCGACTGGCACTTCACGACCGAACAGGGTGAGGAGCTGGCCGAGGCGTTCCGCGCCACCGGCACTCGGAGCGCCCACCACGTCGTCGAATCCGACCACGGCCACGACGCGTTCCTCGTGGAGCCGGAACACGTCGGCCCGCCGCTGGGCGATTTCCTCGATTCAGGTGTCAGGGGCCATGCCGTCTCGGACACGGTCGAGCGCGACGAGGGCGACGACTTCGCGCCCGTCCACACGAGTCTCTTCTCCAGTTAA
- a CDS encoding GAF domain-containing protein: protein MSSIILYADADAGQRTAVSEELEATRRLSPVTAASLRAARERLAAQRVDAVVVGATVADGAAADLVTTVGFVAPWLPLFVYAADGDAADTTAHETLLTDRYDAEEVSPAALADELAAAIEERSPTPNAERETDRLTAVDGYDIPTAASLPFDRLTGLAADVLDAPVSFVSVITDREQQLLGASGLDVGCIDRANSVCTHGLHEESHLAVTDLLADPRFASIGELRELGLRSYLGVPLRAPGGESLGMFCVMDTEAREYDECDVARLRGFARTAMDMLSLQRPDPLDSPFGA from the coding sequence CTATGCGGACGCCGATGCTGGCCAGCGAACGGCCGTCTCCGAGGAGTTGGAGGCAACTCGACGGCTTTCGCCGGTCACGGCGGCGTCGCTCCGGGCGGCCCGCGAGCGACTCGCCGCACAGAGGGTCGACGCGGTCGTCGTGGGAGCGACGGTCGCCGACGGCGCTGCCGCCGACCTCGTGACGACCGTCGGGTTCGTCGCACCGTGGCTCCCGCTGTTCGTGTACGCGGCCGATGGTGACGCCGCCGACACGACCGCCCACGAGACGCTGCTTACCGACCGCTACGACGCCGAGGAGGTTTCACCGGCCGCGCTCGCCGACGAACTCGCCGCGGCCATCGAGGAGCGATCGCCCACGCCCAACGCCGAGCGCGAGACCGACCGCCTCACCGCGGTCGACGGGTACGACATCCCGACGGCGGCCAGTCTCCCGTTCGACCGGCTCACGGGGTTGGCAGCCGACGTGCTCGATGCCCCGGTCTCGTTCGTCAGCGTCATCACCGACCGCGAACAGCAGTTGCTCGGCGCGAGCGGGCTCGATGTTGGCTGTATCGACCGCGCGAACTCCGTCTGTACCCACGGGCTCCACGAGGAGTCACACCTCGCCGTCACGGACCTGCTTGCCGACCCCCGCTTTGCCAGCATCGGCGAGCTACGGGAGCTCGGGTTGCGCTCGTATCTCGGCGTCCCGCTCCGGGCTCCCGGCGGCGAGTCGCTCGGGATGTTCTGTGTGATGGACACCGAAGCACGCGAGTACGACGAGTGTGACGTGGCGCGGCTGCGTGGGTTCGCTCGGACCGCGATGGATATGCTCTCGCTCCAGCGGCCGGACCCGCTGGACTCGCCGTTCGGCGCTTAA